GCCATTAGCGCCATAGAAGATGACAGCCATGTTGCAAACCAGCGGGTTATTAAAGGATTTAAGGATTGTTTTCAGACGACTGAAGCCCCCCAGATTACCCGCTGTCTCGAACAGAAATCCCGTTTTTTTATTCCAAAAGCTATTCAGCTTCTCAACCGTAGCTATATCCGCACAACCGCCTCAACCATCCTCTCCAGCAGTGAGGTTGTGAGTATTGAAATTCTGGACTGGGAGGGGCAGTTTTACGCAGGGTTTCATCAAAACAGCCAGGGGCAGATCCAAAGCTTAAAGGCGCCGATCGCCCCCCCACCGGATAGTCAACGGATCCAACAAGAGATTAGAGACCAAGGGGAGTACCTGGGGCTGATTGTATTCCACTACCAGACCCATCGCCTGGCCCTTTTGCGTCAGCGGGCCGAACAGGGTTTGCATCGCACCATTGAGTTAATTGAACACAACCAAGATAGCCGGATTGAGCAGATCACTTTTAACCGGATGGTTGAAGGGGGGGTGTTTTTTGTCTTGCTGTTTATTGCCATCTCTTGGGTCTCTATGCGCACCATTGTACAACCGCTACAGAGCCTAAAAAACAGTGCCGACGCTTTTTCTCGTGGGGATTTAACCCACCCGGTCAATATTCAACGAGCGGATGAGCTGGGCACGCTGGCCAATAGCTTTCTCAACATGCGCAACGCCATTCACCGCCAGATTGAGGCGCTAAAAGAGGCCGAACAGGCTCGCATACGGGCACTGCTGCTGGAGCAGGAAAAACAGGCTGCAGAGCAGGCCAACCGCTCTAAAAGTGCCTTTTTGGCAAAAATGAGCCATGAGATACGCACCCCCATGAATGGGGTTCTCGGCATGACGGAGCTGTGCCTGGGAACCCACCTGAACACCCTACAACACAACTATCTATCCAAAGCGCATACCGCCGCCCGCACCCTGCTTGAGATCATCAATGAAATTCTGGATTTTTCCAAGCTTGAAGCCAATCAAATGGTGCTGGAATCCACCCCCTTTAATCTGGAACAACTACTGGGGGAGACAACCGCACTGCTCGCCCCCCAAGCGCATAAAAAAGGGTTAAACGTTCACCTAACCATTGATCCAAACTTACCCCTTTGTGTCATGGGAGATCCCACCCGGCTGCGCCAAGTGGTGATGAATCTACTGGGTAATGCCGTTAAGTTCACCCAGCAGGGCGCCCTTGAGCTCGCCATAGAGGTGGTTAAAAAGACCGAGCATCGCTTAGGGGTAAAGATTCAGGTTATCGATACAGGCATTGGCATTGCCCCCGAACATCAGCAACATCTATTCGACCCTTTCTCCCAAGCAGAGGGCACCACAGCTCGCCATTATGGCGGCACGGGTTTGGGCTTAAACATCTGCCACCAGTTGATTGAACTTATGGGGGGAGAGATTCAGGTCACCAGCCAGTTGGGTGAAGGGTGCCGCTTTGAGGTTTATCTTGAACTTGAACAGCCACCAAATACACGCACCCTGGCCCAACACGGGCAAGCACTTTTGCCCACCCCACCCCAGCCTATACGGGTGGTTCACTCTGACCGTAAAACCCGTAACTATCTGTTGGATCTATTCAACGCATTTCAGCTACCTTGTTATGGTCACGAAACGCTGGATCAGGCGCAGCTATGGTTAACACAACAGCCTAAGCCCCCGACCCTTTGGCTGATAGAGGCACAACAGCACCCGCAACCGTTCCAACCGTTGGTTCAAAAAACGGAGATCACACTGGGGATTGTTGAACTCTCAACACAACCGCCCCAATCTCTGATCGGTCCTTTGGAGGGCACCAAACACCGCCACCGTTATCTACCCTCCCCTTTTACCCCTTCTGAGTTAATGGTGGCACTGCAGCAGGTCATGGGTCTGAGCATCCCCCACGCCCCCCACCAGCACACAACCCTGGCTAACCCAAAAATACTGGGTCAGCCCATTAAAGGTGCGCGGATTTTGCTGGTGGAAGATACCCCGGTTAATCAGGAGCTGGTCATGACCCTGCTCCAACGGGGGGGGATAGATGTTGATTTGGCGGAACATGGGGCTGCGGCTTTGGCGCAACTGCCCAAACAGCGTTATGATGCGGTTTTGATGGATATTCAATTACCCCAAATGGATGGGTATGAAGCAACACGCCACATCCGCAAGCAACCTCAGTGGCAGGATCTTCCCATTATTGCCATGACAGCCAGCCTGACCTCGGATGAGAAAAATCGCTGCCTTGATGCTGGTATGGATGACCTCATCCCCAAACCCCTGGATACCCACACACTGTTCGACACCCTGACACTCTGGATTCCGCCAACCTCTACAGCAGGCGTCGAAGCCTCGTCTGTCGCACAGCTCGCGTTTCCGCCCCCCCCTTCGTTCACACTGCCCGACATAGAAGGTGTTGAACAGGATATAGCCGTGAAGCGCTTAATGGGGGATCGGGCCCTTTATCAACAGCTATTCATGCGACTGCCCACAGATTTCAGCTCCTTTGAGCAAGAGCTGGAACTGGCCTACCAGCAGCAAAACCATAAAGAAGCCATACGTTTGGTACATAGTCTACGGGGTTACGCCGCCAACGTGGGTGCGGTGGTGATGCAGCAGCATGCGCAGATGCTGGAGGAGGCGATAGCGCAACATGGGTTGGCACATGAACCCACGTTAAGGGTGGTATTAAGCCAAGAGCTGGACCGGCTGATCCGCGCCATCGGTATGCTGGATGGGGCAGCCCCGAACCGCTAACCTGTCCACGGGCAACAGAGATCAGGCACAAACTGTGTTATCAAGGGGCTTCAATACACAGCAGGAGAAAACAGGGGGCTTTAGGGGTAGATCCCACTCCCGAGAGAGAACCGGACCCAAAAAGCTTGGCTTTAGGTCAAAGCCACTTTTCAGATCCAGACAACAGCGATAAAAACGGGCAGACACCCAATAGGCAAAAGGGGTTATGCCCCAAAAACAGTAAGCCGATAACCCATTTCCGGCACGGTAACAACCTCAAACGGAGGGGGTTCTATGCTCCTGACTTTACGCCGTATACGAGAGATCAACACATCCACCGTGCGTAAATGTCCTTCACCATCTTTACGCTCAATACGCTCACTGAGCATCTCGCGGCTGACCGTCCGCTCACCGGCCTGGGCAAGCGCCAGTAAAATGGTACTCTCCCCACGGGTAAGCTGTATCACGACATCATCAGGCCCCATCAGCCGGTAGATCTGCGTCTCCAACACCCAGGCACCAAACTGTTGCTGAAAGCGCTTATCCTGCTCGCCCTCATGGCGAACATGACATTTGATCAAATTACAGACCCGGTGGTTGAGCTCAACCACGTTGAAGGGCTTAATCAGATAATCCGAAGCACCTTTTTCAAAGCCTTCTGACCGCTCTTTTGGTGCACCGCGAATGGACATAATCAAAACGGGTATTTCAGGAAAGTGAGACTTCAGCTTTTCAATAAGGGTCAACCCATCCATATCCGGCAAGAGCAGATCAACAATAAAAAGGTCATAAGGCGCCTCTTTCGCCAACCGCCAACCAGACTCGGCATTCCCCACCGAGACAACCTCAAACCCCTCTTTGGCGAGCGCATTCTCACAGATAAAACGAGAAGAGGCTTCGTCTTCAATCAATAAAATTTTCTGTTTGACAAAAGAATGCATCATTATTTATGCCATCCAATATCTGGTCGAACACTTGGTACCGCCATCATCCACCATACGGAGGCGCGCTTGCCGCCCTCATCAGGGGATCATATCTACCAACCCTGCTTACAGTCACACAAACAGCCCTCTCCCCCACGCCACCCAAGGCCCAACATACTCACATAAATGTCAGAGTCATAAAGTACAGATCAATGGTTGGTCTAGCTGACAGAGAAACAGGCTCCCCCCCTTATTGTTGGCATGCTCAGCCAGCATGAGGACAGAGTAGTCACAAGCTGCGCATACCTGACAGAGCCTGACACTAACGAACTGTTCCATACAACCACTACTCTCGCCCCCAGTAAACCGTATATGTGATTTTTAGTGAGAATAACAGACCCACGGCACGCCCCAACCTTCTCCCTCATTTCCAATACATTCCGCACATATACGGCAAATATAACAACAGCAGTTAACGATGCACTTGAGCGTTCATGACTCAAGAGGTTTACACCCCCCAAATCTCACAAACAAAGGCGTAGAGATGACACCATACCGGACAAAATAATGGTCGCCCAAGCACAGCATAAATTTGGGCAACCTTAAGCGATAGAAACAAGCCCCCCACCCCACGCATGGCCGTGTGGTCGAGCTTATCCCCCTAACAGTAGATCACGCAAACGCTCAACTTCCAAACGTCTCCTGATCACCCCCCACCCCTTCAGCCATACCGCGCGGCGTATCACACGGCATCACCCCGACCAACCCCACGCCGCTGGCCATGGTTAAACACCACCCCCATGCGTACCGGTAGAGATTATAGCTTGTAGAGCCCATAGGTATGGTTGGCGTAAACCAGCTCAGCCCCTTCAACCGGTGTGGCCAGATCACTCAAAACGTAGTGAAGGGGGTGGTGTTCTTTTAAACAGGCCACCATTTTTTCCGTTAAGGGCGCCCGGTGGGTTTGATAGCACCCCGCTCGAAACTGGTCATCCTGGTATACCTGCACAGACCGACTATAGATGGCAGAGCCCTTACGTCGCACATCAAGAACAGGGTAGCCCGTTGCTGTTCTAAGGGGGACCATGGTGGGTAAATTCCCCCACATTATGACCACCCCCTTTTTTTCAGGCAGAGATTGAATAAAGCGAGCCATATCCAACATCGGCCGACCCGCTTTAACCTGATCATAAACCTTGGCAACAGGTAGGACGATGAGACCAACAAAGACCAAAGGCACCATAAGCTGCAAGGTCGTGGCTTTTTTTGCAAACACAGCGGCCAACAAGAGCATAAAGATCAAGCCGATAACCATCAGCTTAGAGAGGGTCGATAGGCTATGGATATGCAGAAGATCAACGGTCAAGGGCACCGCAGAAACCAAAAAGGGAAAAGCAAAAAGGATCAGTAAGGATCTCTTATTAGCTTGGTATTCAGAGCCCCCAACCACAAGCAGAACCAACAGTATAAGAAAGTTCGCATAGCGCAGAGGGGCCAGCTGCATAAGGGTTGCGATCTGCAGCCATGCGCCCAGCATAAAAAGAGCAAGGGCAAAGGCATAGGTGATCAGACCGATAACCAGAATCCTGCGCCAACGACCTGTAGAGATCATAAACGCCAGCGCGCTCATGTAGCCCAGCAGACCAAGCCGTAAGATAAATTCACTTTTAAGAACAAAGGGGGCATTTAAATGCCCATTTTTTTCAAAAATCTGCCACCACTGCTGATCATTAATGGTTTCAGCCGCGACCAAAGCCCCATGATCAAGCAGATAAAGCTCTAGCGCACTCCCTGTTACCGCAAAAGCCCCTAAGATCAGTATCTGTTTCCAGTGCCAGCGTTCGATCAGCACAAAAAACAGAAAGAACAGACCGTATATGGTGGCCTGAGCAGGATGCGTTAATAGGCTGATAAACAGCATAAGGCCCACGGCAACCGGCCTTTTTTTCAATAAAAAATAGAGCCCCAGCAAAATGGGGATTAACACATCCTGAGCATAATAGTTCGAAAAAAAATCAATATCATACCCAGCAGGTGTGAGCAAAAAGATGGAAAAATGGCCAAAAAGCAAAAGTGAGGCCGCATAAAAGGATAAGGAGGTCTGTTCTGAATACTTTTTAAGAATAAAAACAAAGAGAAAAAGAACCAAAATGGGCCGTATAGCAAAGAGCAGAGGAGCCAAAATCGGTTCAAGAAAAGAAAAATGATACTGCATAAGCGCAGGCAGCCAATACGAGAGGGTATAGGTGATAAAGCCACCAATGTTTCCCTCTAAATCCTCCTGCCACCGTTCCGGTGACAGATAGACATTCAGCACATGAACAAAATTGTTATCCTGGCTCGAAGCAATGGTAATTTCATTAAAAAACAGATAGCTAACAACAGCAAAGAACAGCGCGTAAAGACCCACAAGCCTTTTACTGATGTCGTATCGACCCGCTGACAATGAATGATCGTTCACGGTTCCTGTTCCCTTTTTATTTAAACATGCCTCGGGTACCCAACCACCCCCCGCAAGCTTAGGCCATGTGCCCGTATTGTCTTAGCCTGTGCAGAAAGGGAGCAAACCAAGCCCCCTTATGTTAACCAACCACCAGGGGTCCGTCTCACCCCTCTACCCGCTCGATATTAGTTCATCTGTACGTTAAAACGCGTCATCCACAGTTCCAGCGAAATAAGTGCAAACAATTGCTTGGCCGCCAGAAAATCTTTATTGGCCACACGGGCTTTTAGTTTTTCTATGGCGCTCTGGGTAAACAGACCACGCGCAGCCACCTTGTCTGGCGAAAGCGTTTGATCAACAAGCTGCTGAAAGGACTGGTGGTGAAAGAAGTTCTCCATGGGAATATAAAAGGCTTTTTTACGCCGCTTGGCAGAGGGCAAAGGGATGCGGTTGGCATAATCCCGCAGCATAATTTTGTTCTGCCGCAAGGTCAGTTTGCTTTGCAGCGGGGCACGCCACAAAAATTCGACCAGCTTGTGGTCCATAAAGGGAACACGTGCCTCAAGACTGTTTGCCATGGACATTTTATCTTGCCGCATCAAAATGTTATCTGGCAACCAGTGGCCATACTGAGCCCCCAACATACGTTGATTAAAATCCCCTTGCCATGGATCTTCAATGGTAGAAGGGCCAGCATTTGCCATCTGCGCCAAAGCATCGGGTGTGTAGAGGCTCTGTTTATCATGGTCATCAAACAGGGAGATTAAATGGTGATAGAGCGCTTCAGGCGAAGCCTCCCCAATTTGGTTGACCAGACGAACCACCTTCTCTCGTCCACTTGATCCTAAATCTGCGGGATAATCAAAGAGTACATTCAGTAGTTTTTCTGGTGTTCTGGCCACCAGGGGCGCGACCATATGGCGGTGGATGGTGGCGGGCATGAACTTCTGATAATAGCTGGATAAGCGCATGATCTTATGGAACATGTACCCACCCATCGTTTCATCAGCCCCCTCCCCAGTCAAGACCACTTTAACATGCTTAACCGCCTCTGCGGCCAACAGGTAAGTTGGAATAACAATGGCATCACCCAACGGCTCATCACTGTGCCAAACAATTTCCGGTAACAGGTCAAAATGCTCGGGTTTAAATAGCACCTCATGATGATCACACCCCAATTGCTGGGCCATGATACGCGCCTCTTCCAACTCATCGCCTTCCCAACCAAAACCGATGGAGAAGGTTTTGACGGGTTGGTTGCTCATCTGAGCCATCGTGGCAACGATGCTGCTGGAATCCAACCCACCACTTAAGTAAGCCCCAAGCGGAACATCACTGATCATGCGTAGTTGAATGGACTCCTGCACCAAATCATCAAACTGGGCCTGCCACTCGGCCTGGGTGTGGGGCACATCCCAGGCAGCGGCGGCTTCAGGCAAGGACCAATACGGTTCAATGCTGACCTCACCTTTTTGCCAAGTTAAACAACACCCAGCTGGCAGTTTATGAACATCACGTAAAAGCGTTTCTGGACCCGGCACATAGCGTAAGGTCAGAAATTCGTTAAGCTTGCCATAATGAAGGTGGCGAGGAACCCCTGCAAAAGCCAACAGAGATTTCATCTCACTGGCAAACAGCAGATGTTGACCCTGCTGCCAATAGTACAATGGTTTAATACCCAGCCGATCACGGGCGACGAAGAGCTTTCGCTTAACACGGTCCCAGATGGCAAAGGTGAACATACCGCGCAAATGTTGCAAGCACGCCGGTCCATGCAGGGTGTAAAGCTGTAGAATAACTTCGGTATCCGAATGGGTCTGAAAATGGCACCCTTGCTCGATCAACTCAGAACGCAACGTACGATAGTTATAAATTTCACCATTAAAGACAATGGTGTAGCGCTCATCTTGGGTAGAGATTGGCTGATTACCGCTACTGAGATCAATAATGCTTAAGCGGCGCATCCCAATGGCCACATCCCCATCATGATGAATACCCTGATGGTCTGGCCCGCGGTGGCTCAGCAACGCTGTCATGGTGGAGATCAGAGCTTGAGCATCACCTGGTGTTCCAACCGTTCCTGCTATACCACACATACTCTGCTCCCATCACACAGGTAAAACTGATCAACGCCATGGACCTTTAAAACCATTTGCGCGAAGAGTATAGCGTGACCACCTATGCTTTAACCATGCCCGACATTGCCTTCAAGCCTGGGTATAGGGAAAAAAAGAACGCTTAATAGCGGGAACCCTGAAGCAGCCCAGCAGAGACGTCCTTGCTCTTACGGAGGAAATAAGACAAACCACCATGCATAAATTTCCATGCCCGCGCCGGTGGCAATGTCCATAACGCATGGTGGGCCACCTTCATGAGACGATCAGGTTTGAAATAGAACTGTTTAAAGGCGCTAGCGGCCAGTCGTTGGATCTCTGCCCGAGAGATGGTGTTGGGCACCCAAATGGTCTCGTCATCGACCAGTAAACTATTTTTTTCGCCCTTAATATTAACCCAGCGCCCAGTCTCTTTGCAGGTTTCGTAAATGGCCGTACCCTTAAACGGTTCAAAAATGGGGAATACGGCAAACGTAAGTTTGGAGCGTGTTGCAAAATCGATGGTGCGCTGAATATCCTCTGCGGTTTCATTGGGTAAGCCAATCATAAAAGAGGAGAGACTTTTTATCCCTGCTTGATGCACATTTTCAATACCACGCACATTATCCTCTTGGGTCAATCCTTTTTTCATGAGAGCCAAGGTTTTATCATGGGCGGTTTCACAACCAAACGTGATCAGATAACACCCTGTTTGCCGCATGGCAGCCAACATATCCCTATCATTGACCGCATTGGTGCGCGTAAAGCAGGTCCATTTAAACTTTAAATGGTTCTGCGCCATGGCTTCACACAACTCAAAGACATGACGTTTGCGGATGGTAAAAATATCATCGTAGAACATCAGGGAATCATAGCCCTGATCTCGATACCGCTTAAGCTCCTCAATGACATCAGGCACGGAACGAAACCGCATGGTGCGCCCCATCACCTCCGTTGCAGCACAGAAGGTACACTTAAAAGGGCAACCACGGGTTGTTAGGGTATGGATGACTTTTTTTCCACGGATATGCATGGGGCTATAGTAGCGCGCCATATCATATTGGCTGATATCTGGAGGACCGATCTCATCCAAATTGTTCACCACATCAGCCTTGCCAGCAATAACCAGCTTACCCATGGCTTGGCGCATACCCAAGCCGGGCATTGGTTTAGGGGGTATGCCCTGGTTCAA
The Magnetococcus sp. PR-3 DNA segment above includes these coding regions:
- a CDS encoding ATP-binding protein, whose protein sequence is MRSYFRYWHESLVSRLLISFSLVLLLIFMTGNTLTVHLARNALTQQGAKQIANQRTLLTKQIQDIEQQLVAALQPQLALLTKMVRPPLLNAISAIEDDSHVANQRVIKGFKDCFQTTEAPQITRCLEQKSRFFIPKAIQLLNRSYIRTTASTILSSSEVVSIEILDWEGQFYAGFHQNSQGQIQSLKAPIAPPPDSQRIQQEIRDQGEYLGLIVFHYQTHRLALLRQRAEQGLHRTIELIEHNQDSRIEQITFNRMVEGGVFFVLLFIAISWVSMRTIVQPLQSLKNSADAFSRGDLTHPVNIQRADELGTLANSFLNMRNAIHRQIEALKEAEQARIRALLLEQEKQAAEQANRSKSAFLAKMSHEIRTPMNGVLGMTELCLGTHLNTLQHNYLSKAHTAARTLLEIINEILDFSKLEANQMVLESTPFNLEQLLGETTALLAPQAHKKGLNVHLTIDPNLPLCVMGDPTRLRQVVMNLLGNAVKFTQQGALELAIEVVKKTEHRLGVKIQVIDTGIGIAPEHQQHLFDPFSQAEGTTARHYGGTGLGLNICHQLIELMGGEIQVTSQLGEGCRFEVYLELEQPPNTRTLAQHGQALLPTPPQPIRVVHSDRKTRNYLLDLFNAFQLPCYGHETLDQAQLWLTQQPKPPTLWLIEAQQHPQPFQPLVQKTEITLGIVELSTQPPQSLIGPLEGTKHRHRYLPSPFTPSELMVALQQVMGLSIPHAPHQHTTLANPKILGQPIKGARILLVEDTPVNQELVMTLLQRGGIDVDLAEHGAAALAQLPKQRYDAVLMDIQLPQMDGYEATRHIRKQPQWQDLPIIAMTASLTSDEKNRCLDAGMDDLIPKPLDTHTLFDTLTLWIPPTSTAGVEASSVAQLAFPPPPSFTLPDIEGVEQDIAVKRLMGDRALYQQLFMRLPTDFSSFEQELELAYQQQNHKEAIRLVHSLRGYAANVGAVVMQQHAQMLEEAIAQHGLAHEPTLRVVLSQELDRLIRAIGMLDGAAPNR
- the asnB gene encoding asparagine synthase (glutamine-hydrolyzing), producing MCGIAGTVGTPGDAQALISTMTALLSHRGPDHQGIHHDGDVAIGMRRLSIIDLSSGNQPISTQDERYTIVFNGEIYNYRTLRSELIEQGCHFQTHSDTEVILQLYTLHGPACLQHLRGMFTFAIWDRVKRKLFVARDRLGIKPLYYWQQGQHLLFASEMKSLLAFAGVPRHLHYGKLNEFLTLRYVPGPETLLRDVHKLPAGCCLTWQKGEVSIEPYWSLPEAAAAWDVPHTQAEWQAQFDDLVQESIQLRMISDVPLGAYLSGGLDSSSIVATMAQMSNQPVKTFSIGFGWEGDELEEARIMAQQLGCDHHEVLFKPEHFDLLPEIVWHSDEPLGDAIVIPTYLLAAEAVKHVKVVLTGEGADETMGGYMFHKIMRLSSYYQKFMPATIHRHMVAPLVARTPEKLLNVLFDYPADLGSSGREKVVRLVNQIGEASPEALYHHLISLFDDHDKQSLYTPDALAQMANAGPSTIEDPWQGDFNQRMLGAQYGHWLPDNILMRQDKMSMANSLEARVPFMDHKLVEFLWRAPLQSKLTLRQNKIMLRDYANRIPLPSAKRRKKAFYIPMENFFHHQSFQQLVDQTLSPDKVAARGLFTQSAIEKLKARVANKDFLAAKQLFALISLELWMTRFNVQMN
- a CDS encoding B12-binding domain-containing radical SAM protein → MIQSVLVNPPMTAAENYGDLADMSPEFPLLGLAFMTTYAKQAGHHVALLDLANATIDQAVAQLAKYDLVGMSAYITNVRSLSILVQRLKQAYPHQTLVIGGPHATLFPHDFEEWPVDYVVSGEGEQIWVSLLEALNQGIPPKPMPGLGMRQAMGKLVIAGKADVVNNLDEIGPPDISQYDMARYYSPMHIRGKKVIHTLTTRGCPFKCTFCAATEVMGRTMRFRSVPDVIEELKRYRDQGYDSLMFYDDIFTIRKRHVFELCEAMAQNHLKFKWTCFTRTNAVNDRDMLAAMRQTGCYLITFGCETAHDKTLALMKKGLTQEDNVRGIENVHQAGIKSLSSFMIGLPNETAEDIQRTIDFATRSKLTFAVFPIFEPFKGTAIYETCKETGRWVNIKGEKNSLLVDDETIWVPNTISRAEIQRLAASAFKQFYFKPDRLMKVAHHALWTLPPARAWKFMHGGLSYFLRKSKDVSAGLLQGSRY
- a CDS encoding response regulator transcription factor, yielding MMHSFVKQKILLIEDEASSRFICENALAKEGFEVVSVGNAESGWRLAKEAPYDLFIVDLLLPDMDGLTLIEKLKSHFPEIPVLIMSIRGAPKERSEGFEKGASDYLIKPFNVVELNHRVCNLIKCHVRHEGEQDKRFQQQFGAWVLETQIYRLMGPDDVVIQLTRGESTILLALAQAGERTVSREMLSERIERKDGEGHLRTVDVLISRIRRKVRSIEPPPFEVVTVPEMGYRLTVFGA